In Daphnia magna isolate NIES linkage group LG5, ASM2063170v1.1, whole genome shotgun sequence, a single genomic region encodes these proteins:
- the LOC116923400 gene encoding transmembrane protein 33, with product MSESENRNEEDRPQSQPSTGLNVLTAHIGRNKVDFALWCTRFATIIFTFNYLIPIFGSGYNMYYKALLANSATSALRLHQRLPQVQLSREFIGKVFIEDSAHYLLYSMIFFYSPPVTWVLLPVFLFALLHISSYSLGLIELLGPNALGVGRMAIGIVEVQSVNLLRTIAFSEIFLFPMLLLSFFSGRSSLMTIFVYYRFLTLRYSSRRNPYTRNTFGELRFLVESYAQKPSCPSIIRNLVSKLVALISRLAPPVITAEQQ from the exons ATGAGCGAAAGTGAAAACAGAAATGAAGAGGATAGGCCGCAGTCTCAACCGTCAACGGGACTTAACGTGCTTACAGCACACATTGGGCGAAACAAAGTCGACTTCGCTCTTTGGTGCACCCGGTTCGCCACAATCATCTTCACATTTAACTATCTAATCCCAATATTTGG GTCTGGGTACAACATGTATTACAAAGCTTTGTTGGCTAACTCGGCAACAAGTGCCCTACGTCTCCACCAGAGACTTCCACAAGTTCAGCTGAGTAGAGAATTTATCGGCAAGGTTTTCATAGAGGACAGTGCCCATTATCTTCTCTACTCAATGATATTTTTCTATTCACCTCCAGTtacat GGGTGCTGCtcccagtttttctttttgcactGCTCCACATTTCCAGCTATTCTTTAGGACTGATTGAG ctATTGGGCCCAAATGCCTTAGGAGTGGGGAGGATGGCTATTGGAATTGTGGAAGTGCAAAGTGTCAATCTTTTGAGAACTATCGCATTTTCTGAAATATTCCTATTTCCCATGCTGCTTCTGTCTTTTTTCAG TGGTCGATCTTCGCTTATGACCATCTTCGTGTACTACAGATTTCTTACATTGCGTTATTCGTCTAGACGTAATCCCTACACGAGGAATACCTTCGGCGAACTTCGCTTTCTTGTCGAAAGCTACGCCCAGAAACCATCTTGTCCATCAATTATCCGCAATCTAGTATCTAAATTGGTCGCTCTTATCTCCCGACTTGCTCCTCCTGTTATAACTGCagaacaacaataa